In the genome of Globicephala melas chromosome 3, mGloMel1.2, whole genome shotgun sequence, one region contains:
- the ARAP3 gene encoding arf-GAP with Rho-GAP domain, ANK repeat and PH domain-containing protein 3 isoform X4: MAAPQDLDIAVWLATVHLEQYADVFRRHGLATAGAARGLGHEELRQLGINATGHRKRILRLLQAGTAEGSPDPQLGSAMEPPPSPAPQAQPPKPVPKPRTVFGGLSGSTTTQRPGLSPALWRPEASKSPEPSPRSPPVPQRSSSEQPSALNTVEMMPNAIYFGLDLRGGAQTAQDTAPDSSQTTAPTPALRPTTGTVHIMDPGCLYYGVQPVGVPGVPDRREGRVICQERAEHRLSRQDLEAREDAGYASLELPGDSTLSLPALDAETNDDLISPYASFSSTADRPTPLLSGWLDKLSPQGNYVFQRRFVQFNGRSLMYFGSDKDPFPKGVIPLTAIEMTRSSKDNKFQVVTGQRVFVFRTESEAQRDTWCSTMQSCLKEQRLLGHPRPPQPPRPLRTGMLELRGHKAKVFAALSPGELALYKSEQAFSLGIGICFIELQGCSVRETKSRSFDLLTPHRCFSFTAESGGARQSWAAALQEAVTETLSDYEVAEKIWSNRANRHCADCEASRPDWAAVNLGVVICKQCAGQHRALGSGISKVQSLKLDTSVWSNEIVQLFIVLGNDRANRFWAGALPPGEGLHPDSTPGPRGEFISRKYRLGLFRKPHPQYPDHSQLLQALCAAVAGPNLLKNMTQLLCVEAFEGEEPWSPPALDGSFPGLLPADPSPGVYNEVVVPATYSSFLYCGPVSNKAGPPPPRRGRDAPPRLWCVLGAALEMFVSESSPEPLNLIQPQDVVCLGVNPPPTDPGDLDRFPFSFELVLTGGRIQHFGTDGAESLEAWTSAVGKWFSPLSCHQLLGPGLLRLGRLWLRSPSHTALAPGLWLSGFGLLRGDHLFLCPASGPGPPAPEDMVHLRRLQEISVVSATDTPDKKEHLVLVETGRTLYLQAEGRLDFSAWNAAIAGAAGGGGTGLQEQQMSRGDIPIIVDACISFVTQHGLRLEGVYRKGGARARSLRLLAEFRRDARSVKLRPGEHFVEDVTDTLKRFFRELDDPVTSARLLPRWREAAELPQKNQRLEKYKEVIGCLPRVNRRTLATLIGHLYRVQKCAALNQMCTRNLALLFAPSVFQTDGRGEHEVRVLQELIDGYISVFDIDPDQVAQIDLEVSLITTWKDVQLSQAGDLIMEVFIEQQLPDNCVTLKVSPTLTAEELTNQVLEIRGTAAGMDLWVTFEIRERGELERPLHPKERVLEQALQWCQLPEPCSASLLLRKVSLAHAGCLFTGIRRESPRVGLLRCREEPPRLLGNRFQERFFLLRGRCLLLLKEKKSSKPEREWPLEGAKVYLGIRRKFKPPTPWGFTLILEKMHLYLSCTDEDEMWDWATSILKAQCHPLTLSPA, translated from the exons ATGGCTGCCCCTCAGGACCTGGACATCGCTGTGTGGCTGGCCACGGTGCACCTGGAGCAGTATGCAGACGTGTTCCGGCGGCATGGCCTGGCTACAGCGGGTGCAGCCCGGGGCCTGGGCCATGAGGAGCTGAGGCAATTGGGCATCAACGCCACAGGGCATCGGAAACGCATTCTGCGCCTGCTGCAGGCGGGCACGGCAGAGGGCTCCCCGGATCCCCAGCTGGGAAGTGCCATGGAGCCACCGCCCAGCCCGGCCCCCCAGGCGCAGCCCCCCAAGCCTGTGCCTAAGCCCAGGACGGTATTTGGTGGGCTCAGTGGCTCCACCACCACCCAGAGGCCTGGGTTGAGTCCAGCTCTCTGGAGACCAGAAGCATCCaagagcccagagcccagcccGAGGTCCCCTCCTGTCCCTCAGAGGTCCTCCTCTGAGCAGCCTTCAGCCTTGAATACTGTGGAGATGATGCCCAATGCCATCTACTTCGGCTTGGACTTAAGAGGCGGGGCACAGACGGCTCAGGACAC GGCCCCAGACAGCTCCCAGACAACTGCCCCCACTCCTGCCCTCAGGCCCACAACGGGCACAG TGCACATCATGGACCCTGGTTGCCTGTACTATGGTGTCCAGCCTGTGGGGGTCCCAGGGGTCCCCGACAGAAGAGAAGGCAGAGTTATCTGTCAGGAAAGGGCTGAACACAG GCTCAGCAGGCAGGATCTGGAGGCACGAGAGGACGCTGGCTATGCCAGCCTTGAGCTGCCGGGGGATTCCACCCTCTCACTGCCCGCCCTGGACGCGGAGACCAACGATGACCTCATTTCACCCTATGCCAGCTTCTCCTCCACGGCAGACCGCCCCACGCCCCTGCTCAGTGGCTGGCTAGACAAGCTCTCCCCTCAGGG AAACTACGTCTTCCAGAGGCGCTTTGTGCAGTTCAATGGGAGGAGTCTGATGTACTTTGGCAGCGATAAG GACCCCTTCCCCAAGGGTGTGATCCCTCTGACAGCCATCGAGATGACCCGCAGCAGCAAGGACAACAAGTTCCAGGTCGTCACTGGCCAGAGGGTGTTCGTGTTCCGCACAGAGAGCGAGG CTCAGCGGGACACGTGGTGCTCCACAATGCAATCCTGCTTGAAGGAGCAGCGCCTCCTGGGCCACCCCCGGCCCCCACAGCCACCCCGACCCCTTCGCACGGGCATGCTGGAGCTGCGTGGGCACAAGGCCAAGGTGTTTGCTGCGTTGAGCCCCGGAGAGCTGGCCCTGTACAAGAGTGAGCAG GCCTTCTCTCTGGGCATCGGGATCTGCTTCATTGAACTGCAAGGCTGCAGCGTCCGGGAGACCAAGAGTCGCAGCTTCGACCTGCTCACACCACATCGCTGCTTCAG CTTCACAGCCGAGTCTGGGGGGGCTCGGCAGAGCTGGGCGGCCGCTCTGCAGGAAGCAGTAACCGAGACCCTGTCTGACTACGAGGTGGCTGAGAAGATCTGGTCCAATCGGGCAAACCGGCACTGTGCGGACTGTGAGGCCTCCCGCCCGGACTGGGCCGCTGTCAACCTGGGGgtggtcatctgcaagcagtgcgCAG GTCAGCACCGGGCCCTGGGTTCTGGGATCTCCAAGGTGCAGAGCCTGAAGCTGGACACAAGTGTCTGGAGTAATGAGATAGTGCAG TTGTTCATTGTCCTGGGAAATGATCGTGCCAACCGCTTCTGGGCTGGAGCGCTACCCCCAGGTGAAGGGCTGCATCCAGATAGCACCCCTGGCCCTCGGGGAGAGTTCATCTCCCGGAAGTACCGGCTAGGTCTCTTCCGGAAACCCCACCCTCAGTATCCAGATCATAGCCAGCTTCTCCAG GCACTATGTGCAGCTGTGGCAGGACCCAACCTGCTAAAGAACATGACCCAGCTCCTCTGCGTCGAGGCTTTTGAGGGAGAGGAGCCCTGGTCCCCTCCAGCCCTCGATGGCAGCTTCCCTGGTCTCCTGCCCGCAG ACCCCTCCCCTGGCGTGTACAATGAGGTGGTGGTGCCTGCCACTTACAGCAGCTTCCTGTACTGTGGTCCCGTTAGCAACAAAGCTGGACCGCCACCCCCTCGCAGGGGCCGAGATG CTCCCCCCCGACTGTGGTGCGTGCTGGGTGCGGCTCTGGAAATGTTTGTGTCAGAAAGCAGCCCTGAACCCCTCAACCTCATCCAGCCCCAGGATGTCGTATGTCTGGGTGTGAACCCCCCACCCACTGACCCAGGTGACCTCGACAG GTTCCCGTTTTCCTTTGAGCTCGTCCTCACTGGGGGGAGGATCCAGCATTTTGGCACAGATGGAGCCGAGAGTCTGGAGGCCTGGACCAGCGCTGTGGGCAAG TGGTTCTCCCCACTGAGCTGTCACCAgctgctgggccctgggctgcTGCGGCTGGGCCGCCTGTGGCTGCGGTCCCCTTCCCATACTGCCCTGGCCCCTGGCCTCTGGCTGTCTGGGTTCGGACTTCTTCGTGGAGATCACCTCTTCCTGTGCCCAGCATCGGGCCCGGGCCCCCCAGCCCCCGAGGACATGGTTCATCTGCGCCGGCTACAGGAGATCa GTGTGGTCTCAGCCACTGACACCCCAGACAAGAAAGAGCATTTGGTTCTGGTGGAGACAGGAAG GACACTGTATCTGCAGGCAGAGGGCCGGCTAGACTTCTCAGCATGGAACGCGGCCATTGCCGGGGCAGCCGGCGGGGGAGGCACAGGGCTGCAGGAGCAGCAGATGAGCCGGGGTGACATCCCCATCATTGTGGATGCCTGCATCAGTTTTGTCACTCAGCATG GGCTCCGGCTGGAGGGCGTATACCGGAAAGGGGGTGCCCGCGCCCGCAGCCTGCGGCTCCTGGCTGAGTTTCGGCGGGATGCCCGGTCAGTGAAGCTCCGACCAGGGGAGCACTTTGTGGAGGATGTCACTGACACGCTCAAACGCTTCTTTCGAGAGCTTGATGACCCTGTGACCTCTGCTCGGTTGCTGCCTCGCTGGAGGGAGGCTGCCG aGCTGCCCCAGAAGAACCAGCgcctggagaaatacaaagaagtgATTGGCTGCCTGCCACGGGTCAACCGCCGCACGCTGGCCACCCTCATTGGGCATCTCTATCG GGTGCAAAAGTGTGCGGCTCTAAACCAGATGTGCACGCGGAACCTGGCCCTGCTATTTGCACCCAGCGTGTTCCAGACGGATGGGCGGGGGGAGCACGAGGTGCGGGTGCTGCAGGAACTCATTGACGGCTACATCTCTGTGTTTGAT ATCGACCCTGACCAGGTAGCTCAGATTGACTTGGAGGTCAGTCTTATCACCACTTGGAAGGATGTGCAG CTGTCCCAGGCTGGAGACCTCATCATGGAGGTTTTTATAGAGCAGCAGCTCCCAGACAACTGTGTCACCCTGAAG GTGTCCCCAACACTGACTGCCGAGGAGCTGACTAACCAGGTACTGGAGATTCGGGGGACGGCAGCCGGGATGGACTTGTGGGTGACGTTTGAGATTCGAGAGCGTGGGGAGCTTG AGCGGCCACTGCACCCCAAGGAAAGGGTCCTAGAGCAGGCCCTACAATGGTGCCAGCTCCCAGAGCCCTGCTCGGCCTCCCTGCTCTTGAGAAAAGTCTCCCTGGCCCATGCCGGCTGCCTCTTCACAG GTATCCGCCGTGAGAGCCCACGGGTGGGCCTGTTGCGGTGTCGGGAAGAACCGCCCCGCTTGCTGGGAAACCGCTTCCAGGAGAGATTCTTTCTGCTGCGTGGCCGCTGCCTGCTGCTGCTCAAGGAGAAGAAG AGCTCTAAACCAGAACGGGAGTGGCCTTTGGAAGGTGCCAAGGTCTACCTGGGAATCCGCAGGAAGTTCAAGCCT